The window GCCAGCAAAGTCAGCCCCACACCCAGGGACACTGCTTTCTTGGTCCAACTTTTCTGCACAGAGATCCCTCCAAGCATTTTTTACACTTTAAGAAATTTTCTTAAGGAAAACCAACTGCCCAGAGCACCGATGGTTAAACCTAGCCCTAGCATACTGCCCAGGACCCCCAGCACAAGCCGGGGTTCGGTAACCAATTGCATAAAAGGCAGGGACAGATTCATTTTATTCACCAGGGACAGATACCCCAGATCAATGGCTAGTATGGCCAGCAGGCTGCCCACCAGTCCCAGCACGATTCCCTCCAGCATGAAGGGAAACCGCACAAACCAGTTGGTGGCGCCAAGGGTTTTCATAATGCCGATTTCCCGCCGGCGTGCAAACACAGACATGCGGATGGTGGTGGCAATTAAAAACCCGGCCGCCAGGGTTAAGAAAACCAGCGTGGCCACGCTGGCCAGGCGGACCCAGCGGGTGACCGAAAGAAGTTTTTCCACCACGCCCTGCCCATAACGAACCTGCTCCACGCCCTCCATGACCTCAATTTTTTTAGCCGCTGCAGGCACATCCTCCGCCTTCTGGGTCTTGATCCGGAAAGCATCGGGCAAAGGGTTGTTCTTTTCTAAGGATTCCAGAATATCCGCCCGGTCCCCGAAGCTTTCCTTCATGGATTCCAGGGCTTGATCTTTAGGAATAAACTCCACATTTTCCACCGCGGGCAGTTCCTTGATCTTTTTCTCCAGACCGTCCCGGTCCACCTTGCCCACCTTTTCTTCTAAAAAGGCGGTTATTTCCACACCGCTCTCCACCGAGCTGACCAGTCTTTCCGCATTGACCACCAGCAGCAGGGAAGCTCCCAGGATGATTAAAGAAACCATCACGATTCCCACGGAGGACACGGAAAGCCAGCTATTTCTCATAATGGAGGTAAAGGCTTCCCGGAAAAAATATTTCAGTGTATTAAAGTTCATTGCGGTACACCCCGCTCTCTTCATCCCGGACAATGGAGCCGGAGGACAGTTCAATCACCCGCTTTTTCAGGGTATTTACAATCTCCGAAGCGTGGGTGGACATTAAAATGGTTGTGCCCCGCCGGTTGATGTCCTGAAACAGGGTCATAATTTCCCAGGATGTGTTGGGGTCCAGGTTGCCTGTGGGCTCGTCCGCTATAATGAGCAAGGGTTTGTTAACAATGGCCCGGGCAATACACACCCGCTGCTGTTCTCCGCCGGACATCTGGCCGGGCAGCAGGTCTTCTTTACCCTTTAGCCCCACCTGTTCCAGCGCCTCGGGCACCAACCGCCGGATTTCCTTGCGGGAAGCTCCGGTAATTTCCAGGGCAAAGGCGACATTCTCGGCGGCTGTTTTTTGCTGCAGCAGACGGAAGTCCTGGAAAACCATCCCGATTTTCCGTCTCATATAAGGCACTTCCCGGCCTCTCATGCGGACAATATTCTTGCCGCTAAACATTACCTGCCCCCGGGTAGGCAGTTCCTCCCGGAAAATGAGCTTAATCAAGGTAGATTTCCCAGCCCCGCTGGGCCCCACCAGAAACACAAATTCACCTTTTTTTATATGCAGAGTTATATCGGAAACTGCTTTTACACCGTTTTCATAGACCTTGGAAACATTATAAAATTGAATCATGCCAACACCTTCTGCACGTCTTTTTTTCTTACGATCTGTATTCTTTTCAAAGGCCACAGCCAGGACCAAAAGTGTTTTAAACTGGGTTCATGGCCTGACTTTACCGGGGTTCTTTAATCCCATGACTTATTCGCACTTCGACGAATGCAGTTTAAATTCCTTTAAAATTCGTCAAAAAAACAGGGCCCTGGACCATCTTTTTACAAAAAAGACAAAAAATAAGCGCCCTAATGGACGCTGGCTAATAAGTATTTCTTTGGGCCCGGCTGTTGGTTTTCAGTTTTCGGTTTTCGGTTTTTTACCAAAAGCCGATATAGCGGGGCCCTAAAGAAAAGCAGGATAAGCAACTCACCGTCCCACCAGGGGCCTGGTCCAGGGATAACGGCTTAAGACAAAAGTAATCAGGGTGCTGCCGGTCAGACAGAGGATTAGGTTCAGGGCAATTACCCACCAGGAATACCCCAAGGCCCAGCGGCTTTCCAGCAGTTCCAGAAAAGTTAACACCAGAGGGTGCGCCAGGTAAATGCCGTAGGAATGGTCGGAAAAAAAAGTGGTGATTCTGGCCAGGGGGCTGTGGCCTGACACAAACCTGCGGGCCAGAGCTAAAATGGCAAAAAGGGTGACTACGGTAAAAAGAAGGCCCAAAGGTCTGAGGGAAGTGGCGGCATAGGCAGCATCCACAGCGGGGTCCGCTGTCCGGGCGTAAAATTCCCATACCATGGTCAACAGCAGGAGGCCCGCCCCCAGGGTCAGGGGCCAAATCCACCGGTCCAGGAATTCCTTAACCCGAGCCAGCCGGAAGGCACAGAAAGCCCCCAGTATAAAGAAACCGGACCAGGTAACAAAAAGTTTTCCCTGGTGCCGGAACAAAAATTGCAGCACCGTAGAATCCCAGGGTTTAATGTTGTAAAAGGACAGGCAGATGTAAGCGAAATACAGGGCAAAGAGCAGCAGCGTCAGCCGGCCCATGACTCTGCGGGCTCTCTGAAAGAGAGGCAGCAGCAGGGGAAATAAAAGGTAAAATTGGAACACCAATACTACAAAGTACAGATGGTAATAGCTGTCTCCCCGGAGCAAGGCCATGCCGAATTGACTCAAAATTTCCGGCAGGGACTGGTCTTTAGGGCCAAAGTACTGCTTTATGAAGAAATAGCCTGCACTCCAAAAAATATAGGGAAGCAAAACAAAAACAACTCTTTTTTTAAAATATTTCTGCCACTGGGTAGACTTGAAGTCGGTGTAATTGTAAAAAAGGGCCAGCCCCGTTACAAAAATGAAGGCGGGAATGGAAAATCTGGCAAACTGGTTAGCCAGAGTCATCCCGTAGTGATACAGGGTTCCCCGCTCCCCCAAGACCAGGGGCGCGGCGGTAACGTGGATTATGATGACCGATAGGGCTGCCAGGGCCCGCAACAAATCCAGTTCTTGAATTTTCTCTTTTCTCTTGGTGGCGCCGGACAAATCACTTCCCCCTACAGAAGATGCCCGGCAGCAGGGCCAGGCACCGGATACTTATATTTTAAAAAATCTTTAACGTTTTTTCTTCTCCATAACCTTTTGAACCGCCTTTATAATTTCCCCGGAGGTAAGGCCAAAATGTTTCAGCAGTTCATCGGGTTTGCCGGATTCACCAAAGGTATCCCGGACACCCACCCGCTGCAGGGGCACCGGCTGGTGCTCCGCCAGGGTTTCGGCCACAGCCCCGCCCAGGCCGCCGATGATATTGTGTTCCTCGGCAGTCACCACAGCACCGCATCTCCTGGCTGCTTCCACCACAGCCACAATATCCAGGGGCTTAATGGTGTGAATGTCCAGCACCGTGGCTTCAATGCCCTCGGCGGCCAGCTTTTCAACGGCTTCCAGGGCCATGGAGACCATGATGCCGGTAGCCATAATGGCCACATCACGGCCTTCCCGCAGAGTTACCGCTTCGCCGGGGATAAATTTGAAATCTTCACCGTGCAGAACCGGGACGCCGGAACGTCCTAAGCGTATGTAAACCGGTCCCTTAATTTCCGCCGCCGCCCGGATGGCCGCCCGGGTCTCTACGGCGTCGGCCGGGACAAAAACAGTCATGCCCGGCAGGGCGCGCATAATGGCGATATCTTCAATGGACTGGTGAGATCCTCCGTCTTCCCCCACGGTAATCCCGGCGTGGGTAGCGGCAATTTTTACATTTAGTTTGGGATAGGCAATGCTGTTGCGGATTTGTTCAAAGGCACGGCCGGTGGCAAACATGGCAAAGGTGCTGGCAAAGGGAATCTTGCCCACGGCGGCCAGACCGGCGGCAGTGGCCATCATGTTGCCTTCGGCGATACCCATGTTAAAGAAGCGGTCCGGATAATTCTTCATAAAGTCATGGGTCTTGGTGGATTTGGACAGATCCGCATCCAGCACGACCACGTTTTTATTTTCCGCACCCAGGCGAACCAACTCTTCACCATAGGCATCCCGGGTGGCAATTTTTTTGGTCATGGAAATTCCTCCTCATCTCACAGGCGTTTAGCCTTTTGCGCTTTCCTTTTGGTCTCGTTGTTCGCCTGAAGGGTATTCCTTAAGGGTCCCGTGGTTCGGGGTTTAAGCATTCCTTTGGGGCGTTTTACACCAGTTCTTTAAGGGCTTCTTCGGCTTGTTCCGGTTTGGGAGCATTGCCGTGCCAGCCGGCCTGGTTTTCCATAAAGCAGACGCCTTTGCCCTTAGTAGTTCTGGCCACCACCATGGTGGGTTGGCCTTTGGTCGCTTTCGCCTCTTCCACCGCAGCCAGGATTTGAGGAATGTTATGACCGTCAATTTCAATGACATGCCAGCCAAAGGCGCGCCATTTGTCCGCCAGGGGGGCCACACCCATGACGGTTTCCACCGGTCCGTCGATTTGCAGATTGTTATAGTCCAGAAAGGCCGTCAGGTTGTCCAGCTTATAATGGGCGGCGGCCATGGCTGCTTCCCAGATTTGGCCTTCCTGCACTTCTCCGTCTCCCAGCAGGGCATAAACCCGCGGGTTCCCGCCATCCAGCCTCAAACCCATGGCCATGCCGTTGGCCGCTGAGAGGCCTTGTCCCAGTGACCCGGTGGACATTTCCACCCCCGGCAGCCTTTTCATATCCGGGTGTCCCTGCAGGCGGCTGCCCAGCTTACGCAGGGTTAATAATTCCTCAACAGGCAAAAACCCTTTCTCCGCCAGGGCGGCATACAATACCGGAGCGGCATGCCCCTTGGACAGGACAAAGCGGTCCCGTTCCGGCCAATCCGGCTTCTCCGGGTCCAGCTTCATAACCTCGAAGAACAACACACTCATAATGTCGGCAGCGGACAGAGAGCCGCCCGGATGACCGGAACCGGCCTCACAGAGCATCTTGATAATATGGCGCCGGATGGCCTTGGCCCGCTGCTGCAGGTTGGTAATTTTTTGCTCCATCATCTTTCCCTCCAGTAAATCTAATGCTTTTTATCTTCCAACGCTTTAAATCCTTCTCCCAGAACCTCATGAACATCCGCCAGGATGATAAAGGCTCCCGGATCTTCCTTCCGGACAACCGCCTTTAACCGGGATACTTCGGTACGTCCCACCACCGCCAGAAGCACTTCTTGCTCCTGGCCGGTATAAGCCCCTCTGGCTTTCCAGGCAGTGGCGCCCCGGTCCAGTTCTTTAATGATAATATCACTAATAGCGTCTGCTTTTTTGGTAATAATCATAAAGGCTTTGGCTGAACTGACGCCTTCCAGTACCAGGTCAATAATCCAGGAAGTCAGGAAAATAGTAATCAGCGCGTACATAGCCAGTTCCGCCGACCGGAAAAAAATGCCGGCCCACACCACCACCGCAGCGTCAATTACAAATAATAATTGACCAATGTTAATTCCCATGTAACTTCTTAAAAGAGCTGCCAGAAGTTCGGTGCCGCCGGTGGTACCGTTAAACCGGAACACCAGGCCCAGCCCGATGCCGCAAAGCACCCCGCCATACAAGCAGGCCAGCAGCAGATCATGGGTTAACAAAGGTACATAAGGGGCTAATAAATCCACAAACACGGACAGGGCAATGGTGCCAAAGACGGAACTGACGGTATAACGCCAGCCCAGACGCAGGGCGGACCAAAGGAAAATGGGTGCGTTCAGAACCAGCATCACAACCCCCACCGGCAGGTGAGCGCTGTGGTAAAGGATGGTGGCAATACCGCTTACCCCGCCGGCGGCAATTTTGGCCGGCACAAGAAAAGCATCCAGTCCAATCGCGGTAATAAGAGCCCCCAGAGTGACTCCCAGATAATCTTTGATCCAGTGTTTGGACATCGGTTCAACCTCTCACATTGGTTTGCTTGCCGGGTTTATCATACCCGATTCCTTATCAGCCTATTTAGCTTTCTCTTTATACGTGCCAAATCCTTCTTTGCTAAGGGGCATTTCTTTAGGGTGCTATCAGCCAGGCCCATAAGGAATGCCCTTCAGCCAAAAAGGAATCCAAGGCGAACCTTAGATTCCTCCGCTGGCCTTTTGTTTAAGATAGGCGGCAATAAAGGGATCAATTTCTCCGTCCATCACCCCGTGGACATTGCCCACTTCCACCCCGGTGCGGTGATCCTTCACCAGATTGTAAGGGTGGAATACATAGGACCGGATCTGGCTGCCCCAGGCGATGTCCTTCTGGTCCCCTCGCAGGGCTGCCAGTTCTTCTTCCTTTTTGCGCAGCTCCAGGTCAATGAGCTTTGCCTTGAGCAGTTTCATGGCCGCCATACGGTTGTAAGTCTGGGACCGTTCATTTTGACAGGCCACCACCAGCCCGGTGGGAAGGTGGGTGATGCGCACCGCCGAGTCTGTTTTATTCACATGCTGACCCCCGGCCCCACCGGAACGATAAGTGTCAATTTTCAAATCTTCCGGACGGATGTTAACCTCCAGTTCATCCTCCACCACCGGCAGCACATCCACCGAAGCAAAGGAGGTGTGCCTCCTCCCGGCCGCATCAAAGGGGGAGATACGCACCAGCCTGTGCACTCCCTTTTCGGAGCGGAGATAACCGTAGGCATTGGGCCCGGTCACTTGAAAGGTAACGCTTTTGACCCCGGCTTCGTCTCCAGGCAACAGGTCCAGGATTTCCACTTTGTACTGGTGATTCTCGGCATAACGGGTAAACATGCGCAACAGCATCTGCACCCAATCCTGGGATTCGGTGCCTCCGGCCCCGGCATGGAGGGACAAAATGGCGCTCCCCCGGTCATATTCACCGGACAAAAGTACTTCCAGTTCCAAGTCTCCAACTTTTTTGGTGAGAGCCTCAAATCCGGTCACCAATTCCTCTTCCAGCAGGGGATCTTCCTCTTCGGCGCAGAGTTCCAGGATGACTTCAAGGTCCTGACTGGCCTCTTCCAATTCCGTATAGGCCGACACTTTATCTTTCAGGTTGGCCAGTTTCTGAGTGATCCTCTGACTTTCCTCCGGACGATCCCAGAAACCCTCCTGCATCATACCCCGTTCCAGTTTCTCTATTTCCAGCCGGCTTCCGGCAATGTCAAAGGGAAACCCTCAAATCTTGGATGCGCTTCCCCAGTTGTTCCAGGTCGCGCCTTATTTCGGCCTGCACCGAATCATCACCCTTCCTTTGCTTTAGTTGCCGCCCTGGCCGCAGCATTTTTTATACTTTTTGCCGCTGCCGCAGGGGCAAGGATCGTTCCTGCCAATTTGCTGTTCTTTGCGGACCGGCTGGCGGGGGCCTTCATCACCGGAACGGTTTTCCACTACCACCCGCTGGGCCTTGGGCTGAGCCGGTACCAGATTCACCCGGAAAATATAGCGGACCACATCTTCCTGAATGCTGGCAATCATATTGTTAAACATTTCGTAGGCTTCAAATTTGTATTCAATGACCGGGTCCTTCTGTCCGTAAGCCCGGAGGCCAATGCCTTCCCGCAGTTGGTCCATAGCATCCAAGTGATCCATCCACTTTTCATCCACCAGACGCAGCAGTACCATCCGTTCAATCTCCCGCAGGGTTTCGGCGCCCAGTTCTTCCTCACGGCTTTGGTACAAAGCCATGGCCTTTTCGGTTAATTCTTCCTTGAGGGCCTCCCGTCCGAGGCCTTCAATATCCTCAACCTTTAGGGAATGGTTGGGTAGATAGAGTTGGGCGGCATAATCCAGCAGGCCTGCCAGATCCCACTCTTCCTGGTGCACCCCTTCGGGAATATAGGATTCCACCGATTGTTCCACCACTTTGGCGATGGTTTCCCGGATGTTCTCCGCCATGTTTTCCCCGGTCAACACCTGGCGGCGCTGGGCGTAAATCAATTCCCGCTGCTGGTTCATGACATCGTCGTAGTTCAGCACATGCTTACGAATATCAAAGTTCCGGTTTTCTACCCGCTTCTGGGCCGATTCGATGGATTTGCTGATGAGGCCATGTTCAATGGGCATATCGTCTTCCATTCCCAGACGCTCCATTAAACCGGCAATATTGTCGGAACCAAAAAGCCGCATCAGATCATCTTCCAGGGAAATATAGAACTGGCTGGAGCCCGGGTCCCCCTGCCGGCCCGCCCGGCCCCGAAGCTGGTTGTCAATGCGCCGGCTTTCATGCCGCTCGGTACCGATGATGTGCAGCCCGCCCACTTCCAATACCCGTTGGCGTTCCTGCTCATATTGCTCTTTGTATTTAGCCACCAAAATTTCGTATTCTTCCTTGGCGGTTTCTTCACTCAGTCCCTTTTTACGCAGCTCAGCCAGGGCTAGGGCTTCGGGATTGCCGCCCAACAGGATATCGGTACCGCGGCCGGCCATGTTGGTAGCAATGGTTACCGCATTTAACCGCCCGGCCTGGGCAATAATTTCCGCTTCTTTGTCGTGGAACTTGGCATTTAGGACCTGGTGGGGCACGCCTCTTTTTTTCAGCCGCTGGCTGAGCATTTCGGACTTCTCAATGGAAATGGTGCCCACCAGCACCGGCTGTCCGGTGGCATGGCGCTTGGCCACATCTTCCACCACCGCCCGGAACTTGCCGTCCTCGGTTTTATAAACCACATCGGACATGTCGTTGCGGATCATAGACTGGTTGGTAGGAATGACCACCACGTCTAATCCGTAAATTTTACGAAATTCCTCTTCCTCGGTCAGGGCGGTACCGGTCATGCCGGCCAGTTTTTTATACATACGGAAATAGTTCTGGAAGGTGATGGTGGCCAGAGTCTGGGACTCCCGCTCAATTTTGACACCTTCCTTGGCCTCAATGGCTTGGTGCAGCCCGTCGCTGTAGCGGCGGCCAAACATCAGGCGGCCGGTAAACTCATCCACAATAACCACTTCGCCGTCTTTCACCACATAATCCCGGTCCCGCTTCATCAGGGCATGGGCCTTCAGGGCCTGGTTCAGGTGGTGGGTCAGTTCCATGTTCACATCGTCGTAAAGATTGGTGACGGCCAGGAATTTCTCCACCCTGCTTACCCCGTCTTCGGTGAGCAGGGCTGTGTGAGCCTTTT is drawn from Desulforamulus ruminis DSM 2154 and contains these coding sequences:
- a CDS encoding transketolase family protein, with protein sequence MTKKIATRDAYGEELVRLGAENKNVVVLDADLSKSTKTHDFMKNYPDRFFNMGIAEGNMMATAAGLAAVGKIPFASTFAMFATGRAFEQIRNSIAYPKLNVKIAATHAGITVGEDGGSHQSIEDIAIMRALPGMTVFVPADAVETRAAIRAAAEIKGPVYIRLGRSGVPVLHGEDFKFIPGEAVTLREGRDVAIMATGIMVSMALEAVEKLAAEGIEATVLDIHTIKPLDIVAVVEAARRCGAVVTAEEHNIIGGLGGAVAETLAEHQPVPLQRVGVRDTFGESGKPDELLKHFGLTSGEIIKAVQKVMEKKKR
- the ftsX gene encoding permease-like cell division protein FtsX, with amino-acid sequence MNFNTLKYFFREAFTSIMRNSWLSVSSVGIVMVSLIILGASLLLVVNAERLVSSVESGVEITAFLEEKVGKVDRDGLEKKIKELPAVENVEFIPKDQALESMKESFGDRADILESLEKNNPLPDAFRIKTQKAEDVPAAAKKIEVMEGVEQVRYGQGVVEKLLSVTRWVRLASVATLVFLTLAAGFLIATTIRMSVFARRREIGIMKTLGATNWFVRFPFMLEGIVLGLVGSLLAILAIDLGYLSLVNKMNLSLPFMQLVTEPRLVLGVLGSMLGLGLTIGALGSWFSLRKFLKV
- a CDS encoding YitT family protein, with the translated sequence MSKHWIKDYLGVTLGALITAIGLDAFLVPAKIAAGGVSGIATILYHSAHLPVGVVMLVLNAPIFLWSALRLGWRYTVSSVFGTIALSVFVDLLAPYVPLLTHDLLLACLYGGVLCGIGLGLVFRFNGTTGGTELLAALLRSYMGINIGQLLFVIDAAVVVWAGIFFRSAELAMYALITIFLTSWIIDLVLEGVSSAKAFMIITKKADAISDIIIKELDRGATAWKARGAYTGQEQEVLLAVVGRTEVSRLKAVVRKEDPGAFIILADVHEVLGEGFKALEDKKH
- the prfB gene encoding peptide chain release factor 2 (programmed frameshift), which encodes MQAEIRRDLEQLGKRIQDLRVSLDIAGSRLEIEKLERGMMQEGFWDRPEESQRITQKLANLKDKVSAYTELEEASQDLEVILELCAEEEDPLLEEELVTGFEALTKKVGDLELEVLLSGEYDRGSAILSLHAGAGGTESQDWVQMLLRMFTRYAENHQYKVEILDLLPGDEAGVKSVTFQVTGPNAYGYLRSEKGVHRLVRISPFDAAGRRHTSFASVDVLPVVEDELEVNIRPEDLKIDTYRSGGAGGQHVNKTDSAVRITHLPTGLVVACQNERSQTYNRMAAMKLLKAKLIDLELRKKEEELAALRGDQKDIAWGSQIRSYVFHPYNLVKDHRTGVEVGNVHGVMDGEIDPFIAAYLKQKASGGI
- a CDS encoding transketolase; its protein translation is MMEQKITNLQQRAKAIRRHIIKMLCEAGSGHPGGSLSAADIMSVLFFEVMKLDPEKPDWPERDRFVLSKGHAAPVLYAALAEKGFLPVEELLTLRKLGSRLQGHPDMKRLPGVEMSTGSLGQGLSAANGMAMGLRLDGGNPRVYALLGDGEVQEGQIWEAAMAAAHYKLDNLTAFLDYNNLQIDGPVETVMGVAPLADKWRAFGWHVIEIDGHNIPQILAAVEEAKATKGQPTMVVARTTKGKGVCFMENQAGWHGNAPKPEQAEEALKELV
- the secA gene encoding preprotein translocase subunit SecA — its product is MLKFIKNLFDDNAREIKRLQRVVEDINGMEAEMAKLTDEELRGKTGEFKNLLEQGRTLDDILPQAFAVVREASKRVLGMRHFDVQLIGGMVLHQGRIAEMKTGEGKTLVATLPVYLNALTGQGVHVITVNDYLATRDSEWMGQLYRFLGLSVGLIVHGLDAEQRRQAYAADITYGTNNEFGFDYLRDNMALHPEQLVQRVLNYSIVDEVDSILIDEARTPLIISGVADKPTDLYYTMAAIVPKLVKDEDYTVDEKAHTALLTEDGVSRVEKFLAVTNLYDDVNMELTHHLNQALKAHALMKRDRDYVVKDGEVVIVDEFTGRLMFGRRYSDGLHQAIEAKEGVKIERESQTLATITFQNYFRMYKKLAGMTGTALTEEEEFRKIYGLDVVVIPTNQSMIRNDMSDVVYKTEDGKFRAVVEDVAKRHATGQPVLVGTISIEKSEMLSQRLKKRGVPHQVLNAKFHDKEAEIIAQAGRLNAVTIATNMAGRGTDILLGGNPEALALAELRKKGLSEETAKEEYEILVAKYKEQYEQERQRVLEVGGLHIIGTERHESRRIDNQLRGRAGRQGDPGSSQFYISLEDDLMRLFGSDNIAGLMERLGMEDDMPIEHGLISKSIESAQKRVENRNFDIRKHVLNYDDVMNQQRELIYAQRRQVLTGENMAENIRETIAKVVEQSVESYIPEGVHQEEWDLAGLLDYAAQLYLPNHSLKVEDIEGLGREALKEELTEKAMALYQSREEELGAETLREIERMVLLRLVDEKWMDHLDAMDQLREGIGLRAYGQKDPVIEYKFEAYEMFNNMIASIQEDVVRYIFRVNLVPAQPKAQRVVVENRSGDEGPRQPVRKEQQIGRNDPCPCGSGKKYKKCCGQGGN
- a CDS encoding acyltransferase; its protein translation is MSGATKRKEKIQELDLLRALAALSVIIIHVTAAPLVLGERGTLYHYGMTLANQFARFSIPAFIFVTGLALFYNYTDFKSTQWQKYFKKRVVFVLLPYIFWSAGYFFIKQYFGPKDQSLPEILSQFGMALLRGDSYYHLYFVVLVFQFYLLFPLLLPLFQRARRVMGRLTLLLFALYFAYICLSFYNIKPWDSTVLQFLFRHQGKLFVTWSGFFILGAFCAFRLARVKEFLDRWIWPLTLGAGLLLLTMVWEFYARTADPAVDAAYAATSLRPLGLLFTVVTLFAILALARRFVSGHSPLARITTFFSDHSYGIYLAHPLVLTFLELLESRWALGYSWWVIALNLILCLTGSTLITFVLSRYPWTRPLVGR
- the ftsE gene encoding cell division ATP-binding protein FtsE, with translation MIQFYNVSKVYENGVKAVSDITLHIKKGEFVFLVGPSGAGKSTLIKLIFREELPTRGQVMFSGKNIVRMRGREVPYMRRKIGMVFQDFRLLQQKTAAENVAFALEITGASRKEIRRLVPEALEQVGLKGKEDLLPGQMSGGEQQRVCIARAIVNKPLLIIADEPTGNLDPNTSWEIMTLFQDINRRGTTILMSTHASEIVNTLKKRVIELSSGSIVRDEESGVYRNEL